A window of the Acidimicrobiales bacterium genome harbors these coding sequences:
- a CDS encoding response regulator — MSADRTHRELTPTLGAARDLTIWILEDDPVDQRLVTAALANAGQPPPAAMTQTAEDLLALVDAAERPPDLVLVDLNTPGGGGIHLVKELRARTDFATVPIVVLTSSVNHRDQIDAVRAGVNAFHVKPFDWRAFNELIALVVAYWSLDGTEAARGHARR, encoded by the coding sequence ATGTCGGCCGACCGCACGCATCGCGAGCTCACGCCGACCTTGGGTGCAGCGCGTGATCTCACGATCTGGATTCTCGAGGACGATCCCGTCGATCAGCGGCTCGTCACGGCAGCGCTGGCCAACGCCGGTCAACCGCCACCGGCGGCGATGACGCAAACGGCCGAAGACCTGCTGGCGCTGGTCGATGCGGCCGAACGACCTCCCGATCTGGTCCTGGTCGACCTCAACACGCCCGGGGGCGGGGGGATCCACCTGGTCAAGGAGCTGCGGGCACGCACCGATTTCGCGACCGTGCCGATCGTGGTCCTCACCTCTTCGGTCAATCATCGAGACCAGATCGACGCCGTGCGCGCCGGCGTCAACGCCTTCCACGTGAAGCCCTTCGACTGGCGAGCATTCAACGAGTTGATCGCCCTCGTCGTGGCGTACTGGTCGCTCGACGGCACCGAAGCGGCGCGCGGGCACGCCCGCCGGTGA
- a CDS encoding DEDD exonuclease domain-containing protein: MVSPIPRDAPAGRQLSFDSLGTPLADVTFCVLDLETTGGSPETCGITEIGAVKVRGGEVLGTFQTLVNPGCTIPPNVAVLTGLTDAIVHRAPPVDAVLPTFLEFIGGAVIVGHNVRFDHSFLQHAIYRYGGPLLGNQRLDTLALARRLLADEVPKFALGELATRLRLPHQPTHRALDDAWATVDLLHLLIERASSWGVTGLDDLVNLPTIAGHPQWRKLSLTSKLPRKPGVYRFLDANGRVLYVGKATDLRARVRSYFSSDQRRKVAQLLRETADIAVDVTESTLEAEILELRAILAEQPRFNSRGKRAAKPCWVQLTTSERFPLLSITTSAPSSAVAIGPLTSRKQAALVVDAIHGAIPLRRCTTRISRTATIANDGSACSPFQLGTAACPCHGATSEAGYADIVALAARAMSGDYGLILDPLEAKMRQLAEAERFEEAADYRNRAGALAAAVQRQQRASLFQRVERLTIETADGITIELGNHHDQVPSRAEPGQLFGTDERRWSVDLGSLDEVLCAASWLERNACSVRVVRTEGTLSSPYPPLPSYQPPASDRAVERPLRRRRTDS; the protein is encoded by the coding sequence ATGGTTTCGCCCATTCCCCGCGACGCCCCCGCCGGCCGCCAGCTCTCCTTCGACTCACTCGGCACACCGCTGGCCGATGTCACCTTCTGCGTCCTCGACCTCGAAACCACCGGTGGCTCGCCCGAAACCTGTGGGATCACCGAGATCGGTGCAGTGAAAGTTCGTGGCGGCGAAGTCCTCGGCACCTTCCAGACCCTGGTGAATCCGGGCTGCACCATTCCGCCGAACGTCGCCGTCTTGACCGGTCTCACCGACGCCATCGTCCATCGGGCCCCGCCTGTCGACGCCGTACTTCCCACGTTCCTCGAGTTCATCGGCGGCGCCGTGATCGTTGGCCACAACGTTCGGTTCGACCACTCGTTCCTCCAGCACGCCATCTACCGCTATGGCGGCCCCCTCCTCGGGAACCAGCGACTCGACACGCTGGCGCTCGCCCGCCGCCTGCTCGCCGACGAGGTCCCGAAGTTTGCGCTCGGCGAGTTGGCCACACGACTGCGACTCCCCCACCAACCCACGCACCGGGCGCTCGACGACGCCTGGGCCACGGTCGATCTGCTCCACCTCTTGATCGAGCGGGCGTCGTCGTGGGGCGTCACCGGTCTCGACGACCTCGTCAATCTCCCGACGATCGCCGGACACCCCCAGTGGCGAAAGCTGTCGCTCACCTCGAAGCTCCCCCGCAAGCCCGGCGTCTACCGGTTTCTCGATGCCAACGGGCGAGTGCTCTATGTCGGCAAGGCCACCGACCTCCGAGCACGGGTCCGCAGCTACTTCAGTTCCGATCAACGTCGCAAGGTCGCCCAACTGCTTCGGGAGACCGCCGACATCGCGGTTGACGTGACCGAATCGACGCTCGAGGCCGAGATTCTCGAGCTGCGAGCCATCCTCGCCGAACAGCCTCGCTTCAACAGCCGTGGCAAGCGCGCCGCGAAGCCATGCTGGGTCCAGCTCACCACGAGTGAGCGCTTCCCGCTGTTGTCGATCACCACCAGCGCACCGTCGTCAGCCGTCGCCATCGGTCCGCTGACCTCACGCAAGCAGGCGGCCCTGGTCGTCGACGCCATTCACGGCGCCATTCCGCTGCGGCGATGCACCACCCGGATCTCCCGCACGGCGACGATCGCCAACGACGGCTCGGCCTGCTCACCGTTCCAGCTCGGCACCGCCGCCTGTCCGTGCCATGGCGCCACCTCCGAGGCTGGCTATGCCGACATCGTCGCGCTCGCCGCACGGGCGATGTCGGGTGACTACGGCCTGATCCTCGATCCGCTCGAAGCGAAGATGCGCCAACTTGCCGAGGCCGAACGGTTCGAGGAAGCCGCGGACTACCGAAATCGGGCGGGCGCGCTCGCCGCTGCCGTCCAGCGCCAGCAGCGGGCGTCGCTGTTCCAGCGAGTCGAGCGCCTCACGATCGAGACGGCTGACGGCATCACCATCGAGCTCGGCAACCACCACGACCAGGTCCCGAGCCGAGCCGAACCCGGCCAGCTGTTCGGCACCGACGAGCGCCGTTGGAGCGTCGACCTCGGGTCGCTCGACGAGGTGCTGTGCGCCGCTTCGTGGCTCGAACGCAATGCCTGTTCCGTCCGGGTGGTCCGAACCGAGGGCACGCTGTCCTCGCCGTATCCACCGCTGCCGTCGTACCAGCCCCCGGCGTCGGATCGAGCGGTGGAGCGTCCGCTCAGGCGGCGGCGAACTGATTCGTGA
- the trpD gene encoding anthranilate phosphoribosyltransferase — MTQTNAADDQSAADAFINAGGWPAILGAITTNVDLNERQARAAMNEILAGRATNAQIAGLIVGLRLKGESVNELVGLARGMVDSAQLLQLDVDVIDIVGTGGSVHRQKHALNVSTMASFVAAGAGARVCKHGNYRASSTSGAFDFLAALGINVDLEPAQLERCVTEIGIGFALARTFHPAMRFAGPVRTELGIPTVFNVLGPLAHPAQPKRQLIGTANEALASRMAEVYQRLGSELAWVVSGAGGLDEISTTGPSIIYVATPNGVRRTEVDVVELGITPPSSMDELAGGGAEDNVAIFERILDGTDTGPRHDIVVLNAGAALAVAGLADDLGQGIEMARAALADGRVATVLERLRTFTNQFAAA; from the coding sequence GTGACTCAGACGAATGCAGCCGATGACCAGTCCGCAGCCGACGCCTTCATCAACGCCGGTGGCTGGCCCGCCATCCTTGGAGCCATCACCACCAACGTCGACCTGAACGAGCGTCAGGCTCGGGCGGCGATGAATGAAATCCTGGCCGGTCGAGCCACCAACGCCCAGATTGCCGGCCTCATCGTCGGGCTGCGGCTCAAGGGCGAGAGCGTCAACGAGCTGGTCGGATTGGCTCGTGGCATGGTCGACTCCGCCCAGCTCCTCCAACTCGACGTCGACGTGATCGACATCGTCGGGACCGGTGGGTCGGTCCACCGTCAGAAGCATGCGCTCAACGTCTCGACCATGGCGTCGTTCGTCGCGGCGGGCGCCGGTGCCCGGGTGTGCAAGCACGGCAACTACCGAGCGTCGTCCACCTCGGGCGCCTTCGACTTCCTGGCTGCGCTGGGCATCAACGTCGACCTCGAACCGGCGCAACTCGAGCGGTGTGTGACCGAGATTGGTATCGGGTTCGCACTGGCCCGTACCTTTCATCCGGCCATGCGATTCGCCGGCCCGGTCCGCACCGAACTGGGGATCCCGACGGTGTTCAACGTTCTCGGTCCGCTCGCCCATCCCGCCCAACCGAAGCGGCAGCTGATCGGAACGGCCAACGAGGCGCTGGCGTCGCGTATGGCCGAGGTGTACCAACGGCTGGGCTCGGAACTGGCGTGGGTCGTCTCGGGTGCCGGCGGCCTCGACGAAATCTCCACCACCGGTCCCTCGATCATCTACGTGGCAACCCCGAACGGCGTTCGGCGGACCGAGGTCGACGTCGTCGAACTCGGGATCACGCCGCCGTCATCGATGGACGAGTTGGCCGGCGGCGGCGCCGAGGACAACGTGGCGATCTTCGAGCGAATCCTCGACGGCACCGACACCGGCCCTCGTCACGACATCGTCGTGCTCAACGCCGGTGCCGCACTTGCGGTGGCGGGTCTCGCCGATGATCTGGGTCAGGGCATCGAGATGGCCCGGGCCGCCCTGGCCGACGGCAGGGTGGCGACCGTGCTCGAACGGCTCCGGACCTTCACGAATCAGTTCGCCGCCGCCTGA